Proteins co-encoded in one Papaver somniferum cultivar HN1 chromosome 5, ASM357369v1, whole genome shotgun sequence genomic window:
- the LOC113283050 gene encoding E3 ubiquitin-protein ligase PRT1-like codes for MEDKTQLQPVNDSPSLHEVQALDDSSDEGEEINESFVCCICLELLHKPIVLACGHVSCFWCVHHAMDFGRESHCPICRCEYNHFPSICELLHFLLLKMYPITYKRREMQLLELEKMRGVFSPQLDQISSCLDSEPKAPHPPPNSISCSQSISCHETNSISCHETNSSVKTYPAPIGNSPEKSAENSVSTKNVNTEENTYLNYEACQRVSINDALCITCKQMLLQPVILNCGHAYCESCLEVPENEALSCQLCQFPHPNGFPKVCLVLDNFLETEFPQEYVRRREDVQHKPVRSQQGTASSACTTSSKKEVPLSSTKLSEYYSAWMRGDGPDIHFGAGCDYCGICPIVGERYRCKDCVESIGFDLCGSCYNTGSKRSGRFNQQHTEGHSFQLIKAKRFSDVIVRLLPVISDDGPEDDSASLDLLDEAPDDLEISDSTI; via the exons ATGGAGGACAAAACACAACTACAACCAGTCAATGATTCTCCTTCTCTGCATGAAGTCCAAGCCCTAGATGATTCTTCCGATGAAGGCGAGGAAATCAATGAATCCTTTGTTTGTTGCATTTGTCT agagctgctccacaAGCCGATTGTACTTG CTTGCGGCCACGTTTCTTGTTTCTGGTGTGTTCATCATGCAATGGATTTTGGGCGAGAGTCCCATTGTCCGATTTGTAGATGTGAGTATAACCATTTTCCCAGTATCTGTGAGCTACTTCACTTCTTGTTGCTCAAGATGTACCCGATAACCTACAAGAGAAGGGAGATGCAATTGTTAG AATTAGAAAAGATGCGGGGTGTATTCTCGCCACAGCTTGATCAGATTAGCTCATGTCTTGATTCTGAACCAAAAGCTCCACATCCTCCTCCTAATTCTATCAGTTGTTCTCAGTCCATCTCGTGTCATGAAACCAATTCCATCTCGTGTCATGAAACCAATTCCTCAGTTAAAACCTACCCTGCTCCCATAGGGAACTCCCCTGAAAAGAGTGCAGAAAATTCTGTCAGCACAAAGAATGTAAATACTGAAGAGAATACTTATCTAAATTACGAAGCATGCCAGCGAGTTTCCATCAATGATGCACTTTGTATTACATGCAAGCAAATGCTCTTGCAACCCGTAATTCTTAATTGTGGCCATG CATATTGTGAATCTTGTTTAGAAGTACCAGAGAATGAGGCTCTTAGTTGTCAACTTTGTCAATTTCCGCATCCGAATGGATTCCCAAAAGTGTGTTTAGTGCTCGATAATTTCTTGGAGACAGAATTCCCCCAAGAGTATGTGCGGAGAAGAGAGGATGTTCAGCACAAACCAGTCCGTTCCCAGCAGGGGACTGCGTCATCAGCCT GtacaacatcctctaagaaagagGTGCCCCTTTCATCTACTAAACTTAGCGAATATTACTCAGCATGGATGAGGGGCGATGGACCGGATATTCATTTTGGAGCTGGTTGTGATTATTGTGGG ATTTGTCCAATTGTTGGCGAAAGATATCGATGTAAGGATTGTGTGGAATCCATCGGCTTTGATCTTTGTGGTTCATGTTACAATACTGGCTCTAAGCGGTCAGGTCGATTCAATCAGCAACACACAGAAGGTCACAGTTTTCAACTAATAAAAGCAAAGCGGTTTTCCGATGTTATTGTGAGACTGCTTCCTGTGATATCAGATGACGGTCCAGAAGATGACTCTGCCTCCTTGGATCTCCTTGATGAAGCTCCGGACGACCTCGAAATCTCTGATTCAACCATTTAA
- the LOC113279793 gene encoding glycine-rich cell wall structural protein-like, which yields MGTSSFGGILKKQRRSNGCDASLLFSVVVLGVLMLITIVNADRFGADDDKHFLGRRGGLGGGGGLGHGIYSKGFRHGGGLGGGGGIGGGAGGGFGGGGGLGGGGGGLGGGGGGGIGAGGGGGLGGGGGVGGGAGGGAGAGGGIGGGAGAGGGTGGGGGAGAGGGAGGGVGGGGGVGGGAGAGGGVGGGAGAGGGIGGGGGLGGGGGAGGGIGVGGGVGGGAGAGGGIGGGGGLGGGGGMGGGGGAGGGGGVGGGAGGGIGGGAGGGGGFGGGGGGGVGGGAGFGAGGGFGAGAGVGLGGGGGGGGGGGGGGAGGGAGFGGGFGAGGGAGSGN from the coding sequence ATGGGTACTAGTTCATTTGGTGGAATTTTGAAGAAGCAGAGGAGGAGTAATGGTTGTGATGCATCATTGTTGTTTTCAGTTGTTGTTCTTGGTGTTTTGATGCTGATTACTATTGTTAATGCTGATCGATTTGGTGCTGATGATGATAAGCACTTCTTGGGACGTCGTGGTGGacttggtggtggtggaggtttaGGACATGGTATTTACAGCAAGGGGTTTAGACATGGTGGAGGACTTGGTGGTGGGGGTGGTATAGGGGGAGGTGCTGGCGGTGGATttggaggtggaggtggtttGGGTGGTGGAGGCGGAGGattaggtggaggtggtggtggtggcattggagctggtggaggtggtggacTAGGAGGTGGGGGTGGAGTCGGAGGTGGTGCTGGTGGGGGTGCGGGAGCTGGTGGAGGCATAGGCGGTGGCGCAGGTGCCGGTGGTGGAACTGGTGGAGGCGGTGGTGCTGGAGCTGGTggaggtgctggtggtggtgttgggGGTGGAGGTGGGGTTGGTGGGGGTGCTGGAGCTGGTGGAGGTGTAGGTGGTGGTGCAGGTGCTGGCGGCGGTATCGGTGGAGGTGGTGGActaggaggtggaggtggtgctgGCGGTGGTATTGGAGTAGGAGGTGGTGTCGGTGGTGgagctggtgctggtggtggaaTTGGTGGAGGTGGGGGATTGGGAGGTGGTGGAGGAATGGGAGGAGGAGGCGGTGCTGGTGGAGGCGGAGGAGTAGGTGGTGGAGCCGGTGGAGGAATTGGTGGTGGGGCTGGTGGTGGAGGTGGATTTGGTGGTGGGGGTGGAGGAGGTGTAGGAGGCGGTGCAGGTTTTGGCGCTGGTGGAGGCTTCGGTGCTGGAGCTGGTGTAGGCCTTGGGGGTGGGGGCGGAGgcggtggaggaggaggaggcggTGGAGCTGGTGGAGGTgcaggttttggaggaggatTTGGAGCCGGTGGTGGTGCTGGCAGTGGTAATTAA